Proteins from one Pygocentrus nattereri isolate fPygNat1 chromosome 16, fPygNat1.pri, whole genome shotgun sequence genomic window:
- the ndufa2 gene encoding NADH dehydrogenase [ubiquinone] 1 alpha subcomplex subunit 2 isoform X1, whose product MPPAGLRVTLLFGRCSRSACPPGVSSGARAVCGAAAEAALKVSAMAARAIGGNLAKTLREIRLQFCQTGRDSLGARQFVEQYYVPLKKANPEFPILIRECSGVQPKLWARYAFGKERSVALDNMSAEQVAKELEKVINLKP is encoded by the exons aTGCCGCCAGCAGGGCTCCGCGTAACGCTGTTGTTTGGTAGGTGCAGCCGCTCAGCGTGTCCGCCAGGTGTCAGTAGCGGGGCTCGTGCTGTCTGCGGAGCTGCAGCAGAAGCAGCGCTGAAGGTGAGCGCGATGGCGGCGAGGGCGATCGGCGGTAATTTGGCTAAAACTCTGCGGGAAATCCGCCTCCAGTTCTGCCAGACCGGCCGGGACAGCCTGGGAGCCCG GCAGTTTGTTGAACAGTACTATGTGCCGCTGAAGAAGGCGAACCCCGAGTTCCCCATCCTCATCAGAGAGTGCTCTGGAGTTCAGCCCAAACTGTGGGCCCGATATG cttttggtaAAGAGCGAAGCGTCGCGCTGGACAACATGAGTGCAGAGCAGGTGGCAAAAGAGCTCGAGAAAGTCATCAACTTAAAGCCATGA
- the ik gene encoding protein Red: protein MPERDTELYSNPLAPEGHEVEDHRSSLQAKLTNEDFRKLLMTPRAAPSSAPPSKSRHHEMPREYNEDEDPAARRRKKKSYYAKLRQQELERERELAEKYRDRARERRDGVNKDYEETELISTTANYRAVGPTAEADKSAAEKRRQLIQESKFLGGDMEHTHLVKGLDFALLQKVRAEITSKEREEEDMIEKVQKEVKKDEDPEQKIEFKTRLGRNIYRMLFKGRQFERNELFLPGRMAYVVDLEDEYADTDIPTTVIRSKADCPTMEAQTTLTTNDIVISKLTQILSYLRQGTRNKKLKKKDKGKLDERKAPEADLNIFDDIGDYIPSTSKPTREKEKERYREREREREREREREREREREEEKRQHSHSYFEKPRADDEVIDIDKGPGSVKDQIKLINEKFAGAAGTHWQETAGTRREEKKHVGDFFGMSNSYAECYPATMDDLAVDSDEEVDYSKMDQGNKKGPLGRWDFDTQEEYSDYMNNKEALPKAAFQYGIKMSEGRKTRRFKETNEKAELDRQWKKISAIIEKRKKMEADGVEVKRPRY from the exons ATGCCGGAACGGGACA CTGAGCTGTACTCCAACCCTCTGGCCCCAGAAGGCCATGAAGTGGAGGATCATCGCTCATCGCTGCA AGCCAAGCTGACCAATGAAGACTTCCGGAAGCTCCTGATGACCCCCCGTGCTGCCCCCTCCTCAGCTCCACCCTCAAAGTCTCGCCATCATGA aatgcccCGGGAATATAATGAAGATGAGGACCCTGCTGCTCGCAGACGGAAGAAGAAAAG TTACTATGCCAAGCTGCGTCAGcaggagctggagagagagcgagagttgGCGGAGAAGTACAGAGACCGAGCTcgagagagaagagatggagTTAATAAAGATTACGAGGAGACTGAACTCATCAGCACTACGGCAAACTACAGAGCGGTGGGACCAACCGCAGAGGC AGATAAGTCGGCAGCAGAGAAGAGGCGTCAGCTGATCCAGGAGTCCAAGTTCTTGGGTGGTGACATGGAGCACACTCACTTGGTGAAGGGTTTGGATTTCGCCCTGCTGCAGAAG GTGAGAGCTGAAATCACCagtaaggagagagaggaagaggacatGATAGAGAAAGTACAGAAAGAAGTGAA AAAAGATGAAGATCCTGAGCAAAAGATCGAGTTCAAGACTCGTCTTG GAAGGAATATTTACCGCATGCTGTTTAAAGGCCGTCAGTTTGAGCGTAATGAGCTGTTTCTGCCGGGTCGGATGGCATACGTGGTGGATCTGGAGGATGAATATGCAGACACCGATATCCCCACCACTGTCATCCGCAGCAAAGCAGACTGCCCAACCATGGAG GCCCAGACCACACTGACCACCAATGACATCGTCATCAGCAAACTCACTCAGATCCTGTCGTACTTGAGGCAGGGCACTCGCaacaagaagctgaagaagAAGGACAAAG GAAAACTGGATGAGCGGAAAGCTCCAGAAGCCGATTTAAA CATCTTTGATGATATCGGAGACTACATCCCGTCCACTTCCAAACCTACGcgggagaaggagaaggagcgttaccgagagagggagagagagagggaacgggaacgggagagggagagagaaagggagagagaagaagaaaaaaggcagCACAGTCACAGCTACTTCGAGAAACCTCGAGCTGATGATgag GTTATTGACATTGATAAAG GTCCGGGATCAGTGAAGGATCAGATTAAGCTCATCAATGAGAAGTTTGCAGGAGCTGCAGGGACACACTGGCAGGAAAC AGCTGGGACGAGGCGCGAGGAGAAGAAGCATGTGGGAGATTTCTTCGGCATGTCCAACAGCTACGCTGAGTGCTACCCTGCCAC AATGGATGATTTAGCTGTAGACAGTGATGAAGAGGTGGACTACAGTAAGATGGACCAG GGTAATAAGAAAGGGCCTCTTGGTCGCTGGGATTTTGACACTCAGGAGGAGTACAGCGACTACATGAACAACAAAGAGGCTCTGCCAAA GGCAGCTTTCCAGTATGGAATAAAGATGTCCGAGGGAAGGAAGACCCGCCGCTTCAAAGAAACCAACGAGAAGGCAGAGCTGGACAggcagtggaaaaaaatcagCGCT ATCATcgaaaagaggaagaagatggAGGCTGATGG GGTGGAGGTGAAGAGGCCCAGATATTAa
- the ndufa2 gene encoding NADH dehydrogenase [ubiquinone] 1 alpha subcomplex subunit 2 isoform X2 produces MCSRSACPPGVSSGARAVCGAAAEAALKVSAMAARAIGGNLAKTLREIRLQFCQTGRDSLGARQFVEQYYVPLKKANPEFPILIRECSGVQPKLWARYAFGKERSVALDNMSAEQVAKELEKVINLKP; encoded by the exons at GTGCAGCCGCTCAGCGTGTCCGCCAGGTGTCAGTAGCGGGGCTCGTGCTGTCTGCGGAGCTGCAGCAGAAGCAGCGCTGAAGGTGAGCGCGATGGCGGCGAGGGCGATCGGCGGTAATTTGGCTAAAACTCTGCGGGAAATCCGCCTCCAGTTCTGCCAGACCGGCCGGGACAGCCTGGGAGCCCG GCAGTTTGTTGAACAGTACTATGTGCCGCTGAAGAAGGCGAACCCCGAGTTCCCCATCCTCATCAGAGAGTGCTCTGGAGTTCAGCCCAAACTGTGGGCCCGATATG cttttggtaAAGAGCGAAGCGTCGCGCTGGACAACATGAGTGCAGAGCAGGTGGCAAAAGAGCTCGAGAAAGTCATCAACTTAAAGCCATGA